The Cohnella abietis genome has a segment encoding these proteins:
- a CDS encoding HAMP domain-containing sensor histidine kinase, producing the protein MSVIVWFDSYTLQKAVEETYVSQLDGMTTAINGRYEESHSIHDVQQIFDYIQYKNENVLQLTLYGQDKVLASTDRELIGNPSPPDLLNAIQVSKNETLISHIRNDADGIPKDRLTAPLKEDGVTVGAIELLVDTSESSDLISNRILFIIVVGLAIAVLLLVVLSIIIRKLLIRPLLKIRDAAVTMKMGSAYKEIVLDSSQEINEVASAFNDMVIDLEGRYKELQQAQKQLVESEKMVALGNLVAGVSHEINTPIGIGVTAASYMDEKTKAFQLLFQDSKMKRSDLEEYLNTVSETTGMLQTNLYRASELIRSFKQVAVDRSIDMKRRFKIKEYIKEVLISLQPNLKKTKHQVQVTGNDGIVLFNDPGAISQIVTNLIMNSLIHAFNPDDEGQISITVSSHFTDFTLHYSDNGKGMPPEVVQQIFNPFFTTNRSNGGTGLGMHIVYNLVTQSLRGTIRCESKVGSGTNFIIQIPMMNEG; encoded by the coding sequence ATGTCAGTCATAGTCTGGTTTGATTCCTACACTCTTCAGAAGGCTGTTGAGGAAACCTACGTCAGCCAACTGGACGGGATGACAACTGCAATCAACGGCAGGTACGAAGAATCCCACTCCATACATGACGTTCAGCAAATCTTTGATTACATACAATACAAGAATGAGAATGTTCTGCAATTAACACTGTATGGACAAGATAAGGTACTTGCTTCAACAGACCGGGAGCTTATCGGAAACCCCTCCCCACCGGATTTATTAAACGCAATTCAGGTTTCCAAAAATGAGACTCTGATATCGCATATCCGTAATGATGCTGATGGTATTCCTAAAGATCGTTTAACAGCTCCTCTTAAAGAAGATGGGGTTACAGTTGGTGCTATTGAACTACTGGTAGATACATCAGAAAGCTCAGATTTAATCTCAAATCGGATTCTATTCATTATTGTTGTTGGTCTTGCCATTGCCGTGCTTTTACTTGTCGTATTATCGATTATTATTCGCAAATTACTTATTCGTCCGTTACTTAAAATTAGAGATGCCGCAGTTACTATGAAGATGGGCTCTGCGTACAAAGAGATTGTCCTTGACTCTAGCCAAGAAATAAATGAGGTTGCCTCTGCCTTCAACGATATGGTTATCGACCTAGAAGGCCGTTACAAGGAATTACAGCAAGCTCAGAAGCAGCTAGTAGAATCAGAGAAGATGGTAGCCTTGGGAAACCTAGTTGCTGGCGTCTCGCATGAGATTAATACTCCCATTGGCATTGGCGTAACTGCTGCCTCATACATGGATGAGAAGACAAAAGCCTTTCAGCTCCTGTTCCAGGACAGCAAGATGAAGCGGTCAGACTTGGAAGAGTATCTCAACACGGTGAGTGAAACGACTGGCATGCTTCAAACAAATCTATATCGTGCATCAGAGCTGATTAGAAGCTTCAAACAGGTAGCCGTAGACCGATCTATCGACATGAAGAGAAGGTTCAAAATTAAAGAATATATTAAAGAAGTGCTAATAAGCCTACAGCCTAATCTTAAGAAGACGAAGCATCAGGTTCAAGTAACAGGTAATGATGGCATTGTACTTTTTAATGATCCCGGTGCCATTTCACAAATCGTAACTAATTTGATAATGAATTCTCTTATACATGCCTTTAACCCAGACGATGAGGGTCAGATCTCTATTACTGTCTCCTCCCACTTCACCGATTTTACCCTGCATTATTCGGATAATGGTAAAGGAATGCCTCCTGAAGTCGTTCAGCAAATCTTTAATCCCTTCTTCACTACCAATCGGAGTAACGGGGGAACCGGACTTGGGATGCATATTGTATATAATCTAGTCACACAATCACTTCGCGGTACGATCAGATGCGAGAGCAAAGTAGGCTCAGGCACCAACTTTATTATTCAAATTCCAATGATGAACGAGGGATGA